A window from Gemmatimonadota bacterium encodes these proteins:
- a CDS encoding CDP-alcohol phosphatidyltransferase family protein has protein sequence MREFAMLSSKVKTWYVNMLGPFVRTSVRFGIHPNALTMIGFGITLVSACLFGLGAFRWAGLVMFIGGSCDVLDGHLARETGTRSTFGALLDSTLDRYAEIAVFIGIIAFYLFNAADSALNAYWVLASVMAISGSLMVSYVRARAEGLGQECTVGLMQRPERIVCLGLGALLGETYLPVALVLIAVVSNFTAITRLFHIRRSSKD, from the coding sequence ATGCGGGAGTTTGCCATGCTGAGTTCGAAAGTGAAGACATGGTACGTGAACATGCTGGGCCCCTTCGTCCGTACGTCCGTGCGATTCGGGATACATCCCAACGCGCTGACCATGATCGGCTTCGGGATCACCCTGGTCTCGGCCTGTCTCTTCGGACTCGGCGCTTTCAGATGGGCGGGCCTGGTCATGTTCATCGGCGGCAGCTGCGACGTGCTGGACGGGCATCTCGCCCGGGAGACGGGCACCCGAAGCACCTTCGGGGCGCTCCTCGATTCCACGCTGGACCGCTACGCTGAGATCGCCGTATTCATCGGCATCATCGCCTTCTATCTCTTCAACGCGGCAGACAGCGCGTTGAACGCCTACTGGGTGCTGGCGTCCGTGATGGCGATCAGCGGCTCCCTGATGGTCAGTTATGTACGCGCCCGCGCGGAGGGACTCGGCCAGGAATGCACCGTGGGACTCATGCAGCGGCCTGAACGGATCGTTTGTCTCGGTCTGGGCGCGCTGCTCGGGGAAACGTACCTGCCCGTCGCACTGGTCCTGATTGCCGTGGTGTCGAACTTCACGGCCATAACCCGCCTGTTCCACATACGCAGGTCATCGAAGGATTAA
- a CDS encoding S41 family peptidase has translation MWAKNRKITLALLVVIGLLGTVWVIRHDRAQAVGDQQYDLKLLQQVVDRIRAKYVDDLNEGEAIDAAIRGMLGTLDPYTEFLAKKQSDEMKMMQIQGKYGGLGIRIQKQENALVVVALFDDTPAFDVGLQTGDRIVRIEESSTADIDVSQAADLLRGSPGTSVKISVSREGEDAFIDFTVTRAIITIPVVPYVGMLEGDTGYIKLNQFTEDASIQVEQALKQLQAQGAGGYLLDLRGNPGGLLEQAVDVAGKFLPEDRLIVYTMGRPGSDQRSYHAPESYTLEDAPLVVLVDRFSASASEIVAGAIQDWDRGVVAGQPTFGKASVQQIFPMNQGTALKITTARYYTPSGRLIQKTGERTGESVASDSSPGETDGSDRTSYETRIGRTVYGGGGIAPDVEIEVPAYPNLIRALNNQSMFIKFAIHYVSNNPEADPSTFDVTDEMINAFRRFVETRSFTYASVAEQSLDELEEIVRDRAPADDVMESLADLRGKLNRQRELEYSRHRDLLVARIGTEISAKLWGTAGRYAFAARHDPLIRASLEILNDEREYRKLLGNDPAE, from the coding sequence ATGTGGGCTAAAAACAGGAAAATCACCCTGGCCTTGCTGGTGGTCATCGGTCTGCTGGGTACCGTATGGGTCATCAGGCACGACCGGGCGCAGGCGGTCGGCGATCAGCAGTACGACCTGAAACTGCTGCAGCAGGTCGTGGACCGCATCCGCGCCAAGTACGTGGACGACCTGAACGAAGGAGAAGCGATCGACGCAGCCATTCGCGGCATGCTCGGCACGCTCGATCCCTACACGGAGTTCCTGGCGAAAAAGCAGAGCGACGAGATGAAAATGATGCAGATTCAGGGGAAGTACGGTGGATTGGGCATCAGGATCCAGAAGCAGGAGAACGCCCTGGTCGTCGTCGCGCTGTTTGACGACACGCCGGCCTTCGACGTCGGCCTGCAGACCGGCGACCGCATCGTGCGGATCGAGGAATCGTCCACGGCCGACATCGACGTGTCGCAGGCGGCGGACCTCCTCCGGGGAAGTCCCGGGACTTCCGTGAAGATTTCGGTCAGCAGGGAAGGCGAGGACGCGTTCATCGACTTCACGGTGACGCGGGCCATCATCACCATACCCGTGGTTCCTTACGTGGGCATGCTGGAAGGCGATACCGGCTACATCAAGCTGAACCAGTTTACCGAAGACGCCTCTATTCAGGTGGAACAGGCGTTGAAACAGCTACAGGCGCAGGGCGCCGGCGGGTATCTGTTGGATCTGCGGGGCAACCCGGGGGGCTTGCTGGAGCAGGCCGTGGACGTTGCCGGGAAGTTCCTGCCGGAGGACCGTCTCATTGTGTACACCATGGGCAGGCCCGGTTCGGATCAGCGGTCGTATCACGCGCCGGAATCCTACACGCTGGAGGACGCGCCGCTGGTGGTGCTCGTCGACCGGTTCAGCGCCAGCGCGTCCGAGATCGTCGCCGGGGCGATCCAGGATTGGGACCGCGGCGTCGTGGCCGGCCAGCCGACCTTCGGCAAGGCTTCGGTGCAGCAGATATTCCCCATGAATCAGGGGACGGCCCTGAAGATCACGACGGCGAGGTACTACACGCCGAGCGGCAGGCTCATACAGAAGACCGGGGAGCGCACGGGAGAAAGCGTCGCGTCGGATTCCTCGCCGGGTGAAACGGACGGGTCCGACAGGACGTCGTACGAGACGAGAATCGGACGGACCGTTTACGGCGGCGGCGGCATCGCGCCGGACGTGGAGATCGAGGTCCCGGCATACCCCAACCTGATCCGCGCCCTGAACAACCAGAGCATGTTCATCAAGTTCGCCATCCACTACGTGTCGAACAACCCCGAAGCGGACCCGTCGACTTTCGACGTCACGGACGAGATGATCAACGCCTTTCGCCGGTTCGTCGAGACGCGGTCCTTCACCTACGCCTCCGTGGCGGAACAGTCGCTCGACGAACTGGAAGAGATCGTCCGGGACCGCGCGCCGGCCGACGACGTGATGGAATCGCTCGCCGACCTGCGGGGCAAACTGAACCGTCAGCGCGAGCTGGAGTACTCCAGGCACCGGGACCTGCTCGTTGCCCGCATCGGTACGGAGATCAGCGCGAAACTCTGGGGTACCGCGGGCCGTTATGCCTTCGCCGCCAGGCACGACCCCCTGATCAGGGCGTCCCTGGAGATCCTGAATGACGAACGGGAATACCGGAAGCTGCTCGGTAACGATCCCGCGGAATAG
- the tig gene encoding trigger factor — MRGRSKRRRPVSPVGPVQIGPVRTGRQASEAKGAIGLNYTVSEPKPWKRVLEIEVPSDAIQSELNEAYARYSREVRLPGFRRGKVPLSVLKAQLGNEIRAEVLEKKIPEYLNSAHERAEIKPISQPVIEEIDFDEGQDLKLRASVEVKPAIELKQYKELRVTRRTVNVTDEEVDQRLERLRERYASVVRIDGEAEKDHFIRADIQHADASGVPIIGRKEENQFFQVGSGRLGEGFDNQLAGVRADEDRTVKTTLPSDYPDENLAGQEACFIVRVHEVLERQLPEADDDFAVDIGMESLDALKQSVREEIEREPDLELRRDLVTQVVDAHDFEVPESMMTAFLDQVVTDARRSTRGRDEVDENALRQEYRPVANSQIMRHLILDAIAEQEGLEVDQEELDERLEAVAARGQASIDQVRRLFRENGRLDRIEADLREEKVVEFLVQHADIQTE, encoded by the coding sequence GTGCGCGGCCGGTCTAAGCGGCGCCGGCCGGTCAGCCCGGTCGGCCCGGTTCAGATCGGTCCGGTCCGGACAGGCAGGCAAGCGAGCGAGGCGAAGGGAGCGATTGGCTTGAACTACACGGTTTCCGAACCCAAACCCTGGAAACGCGTCCTGGAGATCGAAGTGCCCTCCGACGCGATTCAGTCCGAACTGAACGAGGCCTACGCGCGTTACAGTAGAGAGGTGCGCCTTCCCGGGTTCCGCCGGGGCAAGGTTCCCTTGAGCGTGCTCAAGGCGCAACTCGGCAATGAAATCCGCGCGGAAGTGCTGGAAAAGAAGATCCCGGAATATCTGAACAGCGCACACGAGCGCGCGGAGATCAAGCCCATCAGCCAACCCGTGATCGAAGAGATCGACTTCGACGAGGGGCAGGACCTGAAACTTCGGGCCAGCGTGGAAGTCAAGCCCGCCATCGAACTGAAACAGTATAAGGAACTGCGGGTGACCCGGCGGACCGTGAATGTGACGGACGAGGAGGTGGACCAGCGGCTCGAGAGGCTGCGGGAACGCTATGCCAGCGTGGTTCGGATCGACGGGGAAGCGGAGAAGGACCACTTCATCCGTGCCGATATTCAGCACGCCGATGCCAGCGGGGTGCCGATCATCGGTCGCAAGGAAGAGAACCAGTTCTTCCAGGTCGGTTCGGGACGGCTGGGCGAGGGGTTCGATAACCAACTGGCCGGCGTCCGGGCCGACGAGGACCGGACCGTGAAGACCACGCTGCCCTCCGACTACCCCGACGAAAACCTGGCGGGCCAGGAGGCCTGTTTCATCGTGCGCGTCCACGAAGTGCTGGAAAGGCAGTTGCCGGAAGCGGACGACGATTTCGCCGTGGACATCGGCATGGAGAGCCTGGACGCCCTGAAGCAGTCTGTCCGCGAGGAAATCGAACGGGAACCGGACCTGGAGCTGCGCAGGGACCTGGTCACGCAGGTCGTGGACGCCCACGACTTCGAAGTCCCCGAGTCCATGATGACGGCCTTTCTCGACCAGGTCGTAACCGACGCGCGCCGGTCGACGCGGGGCCGGGACGAAGTCGACGAGAACGCCCTTCGCCAGGAGTACCGCCCAGTGGCGAACAGCCAGATCATGCGCCACCTCATTCTGGACGCCATCGCGGAACAGGAAGGGCTGGAGGTGGACCAGGAGGAGCTGGACGAGCGGCTGGAGGCCGTCGCGGCAAGGGGACAGGCCTCGATCGACCAGGTCCGCAGGCTCTTCCGTGAGAACGGAAGGCTGGACCGCATCGAAGCGGATCTGAGGGAAGAGAAAGTCGTTGAATTCCTCGTGCAGCACGCCGACATACAAACGGAGTAG
- a CDS encoding ATP-dependent Clp protease proteolytic subunit produces the protein MMLVPMVIEQTGRGERAYDIYSLLLKNRIVFIGMPIDDTIANLVIAQLLYLQYEDAEKDIKLYINSPGGSITAGLAIYDTMQFIQPDVETYCLGMAASMGAFLLTAGGTGKRYALPYSRILIHQPSIPHMAGTAKDIEIQAEEMLRMKRTMNEIMAHHTGQSVDKIEADTDRDFWMSPEQAVEYGLVDHVVETAASKAIAESLNGKIA, from the coding sequence ATCATGTTAGTGCCGATGGTGATTGAACAGACGGGCCGCGGGGAACGGGCCTACGACATCTACTCTCTGCTGCTGAAGAACCGCATCGTCTTCATCGGCATGCCGATCGACGACACCATCGCGAACCTGGTGATCGCCCAGTTGCTCTACCTCCAGTACGAAGACGCCGAAAAGGACATCAAGCTGTACATCAACAGTCCCGGCGGCAGCATCACCGCGGGACTCGCCATTTACGACACCATGCAGTTCATCCAGCCCGACGTGGAGACCTACTGCCTGGGCATGGCCGCGAGCATGGGCGCCTTCCTCCTCACGGCGGGCGGGACCGGCAAACGTTATGCCCTGCCCTATTCGCGCATTCTGATCCACCAGCCTTCCATCCCCCACATGGCCGGCACGGCCAAGGACATCGAGATCCAGGCCGAGGAAATGCTGCGCATGAAGCGTACCATGAACGAGATCATGGCCCACCATACCGGACAGTCGGTGGACAAGATCGAAGCGGATACGGACCGGGACTTCTGGATGTCGCCGGAACAGGCCGTGGAGTACGGTTTGGTGGACCACGTGGTCGAAACCGCCGCTTCCAAGGCCATCGCCGAGTCGCTGAACGGCAAAATCGCCTAG
- the clpX gene encoding ATP-dependent Clp protease ATP-binding subunit ClpX, producing the protein MKKRSTPRDLRCSFCNRNADEVERLITGPNVYICNECILMCNGILEEEMSRSTLSTVEHLPLPTEIKEALDEYVIGQEQAKKVLSVAVYNHYKRIQHGAAQTGQDDVELEKSNIMLIGPTGTGKTLLAQTLAKMLHVPFCIADATVLTEAGYVGEDVESVLVRLLQAADYDVPKAESGIVYIDEVDKVARKSANPSITRDVSGEGVQQSLLKMLEGTIANVPPKGGRKHPEQNFVQINTRNILFICGGAFDDLDQIIERRTAEGTIGFGGVSRNSAGRNTSELLARVEPDDLLQYGLIPEIIGRLPVIATLGELDADALMEILLKPKNALVKQYQRLLEMEDVKLTFTDESLQAVVNEAMDKKTGARSLRSILEEVMLDVMFNAPTQEDLSEVIVTGETVTEKSPPVYVQGKESKQSA; encoded by the coding sequence ATGAAGAAACGATCGACACCGCGGGACCTGCGCTGCTCCTTCTGCAACCGGAACGCCGACGAGGTGGAACGCCTCATCACGGGTCCGAACGTGTACATCTGCAACGAGTGCATCCTGATGTGCAACGGGATCCTCGAGGAGGAGATGAGCCGCAGCACCCTGTCGACGGTCGAGCATCTTCCGCTGCCTACGGAGATCAAGGAAGCGCTCGACGAATACGTCATCGGCCAGGAACAGGCCAAGAAGGTGCTTTCCGTGGCCGTGTACAACCACTACAAGCGGATACAGCACGGGGCCGCCCAGACCGGCCAGGACGACGTGGAGCTCGAGAAGAGCAACATCATGCTGATCGGTCCCACCGGCACCGGCAAGACGCTCCTGGCCCAGACCCTGGCGAAGATGCTCCACGTGCCGTTCTGCATCGCGGACGCCACGGTGCTCACGGAGGCCGGATACGTGGGCGAAGACGTGGAGAGCGTCCTGGTCCGCCTGCTCCAGGCCGCGGATTACGACGTGCCGAAAGCGGAAAGCGGCATCGTCTATATCGACGAGGTCGACAAGGTGGCGCGCAAGTCGGCAAACCCCTCCATCACCCGCGACGTGTCGGGAGAAGGGGTGCAGCAGTCCCTGCTCAAGATGCTGGAAGGAACCATCGCCAACGTACCTCCAAAGGGCGGCCGGAAACACCCCGAACAGAACTTTGTCCAGATCAACACGCGGAACATCCTCTTCATCTGCGGCGGCGCTTTCGACGATCTCGACCAGATCATCGAACGGCGGACCGCGGAAGGGACCATCGGATTCGGCGGCGTGTCGAGGAATTCCGCGGGCCGCAATACGAGTGAACTCCTCGCCCGGGTCGAACCGGATGACCTGCTGCAGTACGGCCTCATCCCGGAGATCATCGGCCGGCTGCCGGTGATCGCCACGCTGGGCGAACTGGACGCCGACGCCCTCATGGAAATCCTCCTCAAGCCCAAAAACGCCCTCGTGAAGCAGTACCAGCGGCTGCTCGAAATGGAAGACGTCAAGCTGACCTTCACGGACGAGTCGCTTCAGGCGGTTGTGAACGAGGCAATGGACAAGAAGACAGGCGCGCGTTCGCTGCGGTCCATCCTCGAGGAAGTGATGCTGGACGTGATGTTCAACGCGCCGACGCAGGAAGACCTGAGTGAAGTGATCGTCACCGGGGAGACCGTCACGGAGAAATCGCCGCCCGTCTACGTTCAGGGTAAGGAAAGCAAGCAAAGCGCCTGA
- the lon gene encoding endopeptidase La: MITLKRNEPITFDDKLPLIPLREVVVFPYMEYPLIIARDASIKALEHGVNNDRLLFLTAQRNPDIEQPAKEDVHRTGIVARILQVVKLPNGLIRVLVEGIVRARIVRFLSTDPYMRVKITLVEETGDTEAEVQARLRTVLDQFTEYIKLNQQAPDEILLSLQNMDDAQRLVDTMSAFIQQSPQVKQRLIEAPSIIEQLDELAALLATELEILEIKNQLDGEVRDRITKSQREFFLQEQMRVIKQELGELEDLPENLGGLAQQIADAKMPKEAHEKAMNELDKLQQMHPTSPEATVIRNYLEWLVEVPWRKRTRDSRDIGRVASVLDADHYGLEKPKEHILEYLSVIQLTRHLKGPILCLVGPPGVGKTSLGRSVARAMGRKFVRMSLGGVHDEAEIRGHRRTYIGSMPGRIIQAMRRAKSVNPVILLDEVDKLGRDVRGDPASALLEVLDPEQNNAFNDHYLEVDYDLSRVLFITTANTTETIPPALNDRMEILELPGYLETQKLAIAKEFLVPKQIKAHGLTKERVTFRKDALLAVIRAYTREAGVRGLERHIAAVCRKLARKVVEGKSGKRMQVTRNQLSGYLGVPRYLDSEVVKQDSVGIATGLAWTQSGGDILTIEVSVLNRRGAGRLTLTGQLGEVMQESAHAALTYARSRAASLGLEPDFYKNVEIHVHMPEGAIPKDGPSAGITIATALCSALTGVPVRCDIAMTGEITLRGNVLPIGGLNEKLIAALRAGIKEVAIPLRNRKDLVDVPPEVKDGIEIIPVSTMDEVLKRTMGMTVVESRVPALLPAQSVAQPSIKPV, translated from the coding sequence ATGATTACCCTGAAACGCAACGAACCCATCACATTCGACGACAAGCTGCCGCTCATCCCCCTCCGTGAAGTGGTCGTGTTCCCCTACATGGAATACCCCCTCATCATTGCGCGGGACGCTTCCATCAAGGCCCTGGAGCACGGGGTCAACAACGACCGGCTGCTCTTCCTGACCGCCCAGCGGAACCCGGATATCGAGCAGCCCGCGAAAGAGGACGTGCACCGGACCGGCATCGTAGCCCGCATCCTGCAGGTGGTGAAACTGCCTAACGGCCTGATCCGTGTGCTCGTCGAAGGGATCGTCCGCGCGCGGATCGTCCGGTTCCTGTCCACGGACCCCTACATGCGGGTGAAGATCACCCTGGTCGAGGAGACCGGAGACACCGAGGCGGAGGTGCAGGCGAGACTGCGGACCGTGTTGGACCAGTTCACGGAGTACATCAAGCTGAACCAGCAGGCGCCCGACGAGATCCTGCTGTCCCTGCAGAACATGGACGACGCCCAGCGCCTGGTGGATACGATGTCGGCCTTCATCCAGCAGAGCCCCCAGGTCAAGCAACGGCTCATCGAGGCGCCGTCGATCATCGAGCAGCTCGACGAACTGGCGGCCCTTCTGGCCACGGAACTGGAGATCCTGGAGATCAAGAACCAGCTCGACGGGGAAGTCCGGGACCGCATCACCAAGTCGCAGCGGGAGTTCTTTCTCCAGGAACAGATGCGCGTGATCAAGCAGGAACTGGGCGAGTTGGAGGACCTGCCGGAGAACCTGGGCGGCCTGGCCCAGCAGATCGCGGACGCGAAGATGCCTAAAGAGGCCCACGAAAAGGCCATGAACGAGCTGGACAAGCTCCAGCAGATGCACCCGACTTCACCCGAAGCGACGGTGATCCGGAACTACCTGGAATGGCTCGTCGAGGTCCCGTGGAGGAAACGCACGCGGGACAGCCGGGACATCGGCCGGGTGGCGTCCGTGCTCGACGCCGATCACTACGGGCTGGAAAAACCCAAGGAACACATCCTCGAGTACCTGTCGGTCATCCAGTTGACGCGGCACCTGAAGGGACCGATCCTGTGCCTGGTCGGCCCGCCCGGCGTGGGCAAGACGTCCCTCGGCCGTTCGGTCGCGCGCGCCATGGGCCGCAAGTTCGTCCGCATGTCCCTCGGCGGCGTGCACGACGAGGCCGAGATCAGGGGGCACCGCCGGACCTACATCGGTTCCATGCCCGGACGCATCATCCAGGCGATGCGCCGCGCCAAGTCCGTCAATCCCGTCATCCTGCTCGACGAGGTGGACAAGCTCGGCCGGGACGTGCGCGGCGACCCCGCGTCGGCCCTGCTCGAGGTGCTGGATCCCGAACAGAACAATGCCTTCAACGATCACTATCTTGAGGTGGACTACGACCTGTCCCGGGTACTGTTCATCACGACGGCCAACACCACCGAGACCATCCCTCCGGCACTGAACGACCGCATGGAGATCCTCGAGTTGCCCGGTTATCTCGAAACGCAGAAACTGGCCATCGCGAAGGAGTTCCTCGTGCCGAAGCAGATCAAGGCCCACGGACTGACGAAGGAACGCGTCACCTTCAGGAAGGACGCCCTGCTGGCCGTCATCCGGGCATACACCCGCGAGGCCGGCGTCCGGGGGCTGGAACGCCACATCGCCGCGGTCTGCCGCAAGTTGGCCCGCAAGGTGGTGGAAGGAAAGTCCGGCAAGCGGATGCAGGTGACGCGCAACCAGCTTTCAGGCTATCTCGGCGTTCCGCGCTACCTGGATTCCGAAGTGGTGAAACAGGACTCGGTGGGGATCGCCACGGGGCTCGCGTGGACGCAGTCGGGCGGCGACATCCTCACCATCGAGGTCAGTGTCCTGAACCGCCGCGGCGCCGGGAGACTGACGCTGACCGGCCAGTTGGGGGAAGTGATGCAGGAGTCGGCCCACGCAGCGCTCACCTACGCCCGGTCCAGGGCGGCCTCGCTGGGACTCGAGCCGGATTTCTACAAGAACGTCGAGATCCACGTGCACATGCCTGAAGGCGCCATCCCCAAGGACGGACCTTCCGCCGGCATCACGATCGCGACGGCGCTCTGTTCGGCGCTGACCGGCGTGCCGGTCCGGTGCGACATCGCCATGACGGGCGAGATCACGCTCCGGGGGAACGTCCTGCCCATCGGCGGACTGAACGAGAAGCTGATCGCCGCGCTCCGGGCCGGCATCAAGGAAGTGGCGATTCCGCTCCGCAACCGGAAGGACCTGGTGGACGTGCCGCCGGAGGTGAAAGACGGGATCGAAATCATCCCGGTATCGACCATGGACGAAGTCCTCAAACGGACCATGGGCATGACGGTCGTGGAATCCCGCGTGCCCGCCCTGCTCCCCGCCCAGTCTGTCGCCCAACCGTCCATTAAGCCGGTATAG